In one Acidimicrobiales bacterium genomic region, the following are encoded:
- a CDS encoding amidohydrolase family protein — MDINDMVLVSVDDHVVEPPHLFEDRLPAKYVDLAPQFVTRDDGTNAWVYEGQEIANVALNAVSGRPPEEYGMEPTSFSEIRPGTWDIDERVKDMDANGVLGSLCFPSFPQFCGQLFARTEDKDVALAMVRAYNDWHIDEWCGTHPGRFIPCPLPAIWDPEVLAAEIRRTAAKGAHAVTFSENPSKLGWPSFHSDHWDPFWQACSDEGVVVCLHIGSSSQMVITSPDAPIDCLITLTPINIVQAATDLVWSPVLRKFPDLKIALSEGGIGWIPYFLERIDYNYRKHHLWTGQDFGDKLPSEVFNDHILTCFIDDRFGMATREFLRLDHVMWECDYPHSDSTWPFAPETLAEHLDGVSDAEIDAISHLNAMRHFSYDPFTPQGGKESSTVGALRLRAAGHDVSIRSTNTSKVGGHATRAVDLATPGTR, encoded by the coding sequence ATGGACATCAACGACATGGTTCTGGTCAGCGTCGACGACCACGTGGTCGAGCCGCCGCACCTCTTCGAGGACCGGTTGCCCGCCAAGTACGTCGACCTGGCACCCCAGTTCGTCACCCGTGACGACGGCACCAACGCCTGGGTCTACGAGGGCCAGGAGATCGCCAACGTCGCGCTCAACGCGGTGTCCGGCCGGCCACCGGAGGAGTACGGGATGGAGCCGACCTCCTTCTCCGAGATCCGGCCCGGCACCTGGGACATCGACGAGCGGGTGAAGGACATGGACGCCAACGGTGTCCTGGGGTCCCTCTGCTTCCCGTCGTTCCCGCAGTTCTGCGGCCAGCTCTTCGCCCGCACCGAGGACAAGGACGTCGCCCTGGCGATGGTCCGGGCCTACAACGACTGGCACATCGACGAGTGGTGCGGCACCCACCCCGGCCGCTTCATCCCCTGCCCGCTGCCGGCCATCTGGGACCCGGAGGTGCTGGCCGCGGAGATCCGCCGCACCGCCGCCAAGGGCGCCCACGCCGTCACGTTCTCGGAGAACCCGTCGAAGCTCGGCTGGCCCAGCTTCCACTCCGACCACTGGGACCCGTTCTGGCAGGCCTGTAGCGACGAGGGCGTCGTCGTCTGCCTCCACATCGGGTCGTCCTCGCAGATGGTGATCACCTCACCGGACGCCCCGATCGACTGCCTGATCACGCTCACGCCGATCAACATCGTGCAGGCGGCCACCGACCTGGTCTGGTCGCCGGTGCTGCGCAAGTTCCCCGACCTCAAGATCGCCCTGTCGGAGGGCGGGATCGGCTGGATCCCGTACTTCCTGGAGCGCATTGACTACAACTACCGCAAGCACCACCTGTGGACCGGGCAGGACTTCGGCGACAAGCTGCCCAGCGAGGTCTTCAACGACCACATCCTCACGTGCTTCATCGACGACCGCTTCGGCATGGCGACCCGGGAGTTCCTCCGGCTGGACCACGTGATGTGGGAGTGCGACTACCCCCACTCCGACTCCACCTGGCCGTTCGCACCGGAGACGCTCGCCGAGCACCTCGACGGTGTCAGTGATGCCGAGATCGATGCCATCAGCCACCTCAACGCCATGCGGCACTTCTCCTACGACCCCTTCACGCCCCAGGGCGGCAAGGAGAGCTCCACCGTCGGCGCGCTGCGCCTGCGGGCCGCCGGCCACGACGTGTCGATCCGGTCGACCAACACCAGCAAGGTCGGCGGCCACGCCACCCGGGCGGTCGACCTGGCCACGCCGGGCACCCGCTGA
- a CDS encoding LLM class flavin-dependent oxidoreductase, whose translation MTETDFRLGLRYDLRAPAFGVPAEALYRAALEQCAWAEEHGFGMVALTEHHGSDDGYLPSPLVLAAAVMGRTSKLRVLVSALVLPLYDPIRLAEDLAVLDLASGGRVDLIIGAGYRPEELAMYGHEMGDRIALVEEGVAVLRAAWTGEEFEYRGRRVRITPRPLRPNGPVLLMGGSTKAAARRAARLGDGFIPVDASVWPAYEEACRELGREAGPPPPVGGPLFVHVADDPDRAWAQIAPHALHETNSYGAWLAAAEGVHRYKPSDDADTLRAGGTYAVVTPDECLAMARARGSLRLHPLMGGLSPDVAWESLELIAAKVLPRLAEQW comes from the coding sequence ATGACCGAGACCGACTTCCGGCTGGGGCTGCGCTACGACCTGCGGGCGCCGGCGTTCGGCGTGCCGGCGGAGGCGCTGTACCGGGCGGCCCTGGAGCAGTGCGCGTGGGCGGAGGAGCACGGGTTCGGGATGGTGGCCCTCACCGAGCACCACGGCTCCGACGACGGCTACCTCCCCTCCCCGCTGGTGCTCGCCGCCGCGGTCATGGGCCGGACGAGCAAGCTGCGGGTGCTGGTCAGCGCCCTGGTGCTGCCGCTGTACGACCCGATCCGCCTCGCCGAGGACCTCGCCGTGCTCGACCTGGCCAGCGGCGGCCGCGTCGACCTCATCATCGGCGCCGGCTACCGGCCCGAGGAGCTGGCCATGTACGGCCACGAGATGGGCGACCGGATCGCGCTCGTCGAGGAGGGCGTCGCCGTCCTGCGCGCCGCCTGGACCGGCGAGGAGTTCGAGTACCGGGGCCGGCGCGTGCGCATCACCCCCCGGCCGCTGCGCCCCAACGGGCCGGTGCTGCTGATGGGCGGTTCCACCAAGGCGGCCGCCCGCCGCGCCGCGCGGCTGGGCGACGGCTTCATCCCCGTCGACGCGTCGGTGTGGCCCGCCTACGAGGAGGCCTGCCGCGAGCTCGGCCGCGAGGCCGGGCCGCCCCCGCCCGTCGGCGGGCCGCTGTTCGTCCACGTGGCCGACGACCCCGACCGGGCCTGGGCGCAGATCGCCCCCCACGCCCTCCACGAGACCAACTCCTACGGCGCCTGGCTCGCCGCCGCCGAGGGCGTCCACCGCTACAAGCCCAGCGACGACGCCGACACGCTGCGGGCCGGCGGCACCTACGCCGTCGTCACGCCCGACGAGTGCCTGGCCATGGCCCGCGCCCGCGGCAGCCTCCGCCTCCACCCGCTCATGGGCGGCCTCTCCCCGGACGTCGCCTGGGAGAGCCTCGAGCTCATCGCCGCGAAAGTGCTCCCCCGGCTGGCAGAGCAGTGGTGA
- a CDS encoding alpha/beta hydrolase, with protein sequence MAQAEVEGLSIEYEVIGDGRPWVITPGGRFSMESAGVRELAQALAERGNRVLIWDRPNCGRSDVCFTGESESAMQADVMAGLLTHLDMAPAVIAGGSGGSRVSLLAAARHPEVAAGLAVWWISGGPFGLISLATHYCGGSVHAAWTGGMEAVVALPEWAEVLEGNPSNRQRFLDQDPHELIATLERWMTAYCPCGDEVVPGLPDADARKLDIPALVFRSGESDAHHTRATSEAVADLLPDTRLVEPPWGDTEWIERQASRTAGAAAGLFVRWPLLVPQLQAWADDTLG encoded by the coding sequence ATGGCACAGGCTGAGGTCGAGGGGCTGTCGATCGAGTACGAGGTGATCGGCGACGGGCGACCCTGGGTGATCACCCCCGGCGGTCGCTTCAGCATGGAATCAGCGGGGGTGCGGGAGCTGGCCCAGGCGCTGGCCGAGCGCGGCAACCGGGTGCTGATCTGGGACCGGCCCAACTGCGGGCGGTCCGACGTGTGCTTCACCGGCGAGTCCGAGTCGGCCATGCAGGCCGACGTGATGGCCGGCCTGCTGACGCACCTCGACATGGCGCCCGCCGTGATCGCCGGCGGCTCCGGGGGTTCCCGGGTGTCGCTGCTCGCCGCGGCCCGCCACCCCGAGGTCGCCGCGGGCCTCGCCGTCTGGTGGATCAGCGGCGGGCCCTTCGGCCTCATCTCCCTCGCCACGCACTACTGCGGCGGGTCGGTCCACGCCGCCTGGACCGGTGGCATGGAGGCCGTGGTCGCGCTGCCCGAGTGGGCCGAGGTGCTGGAAGGCAACCCGTCGAACCGGCAGCGCTTCCTCGACCAGGACCCGCACGAGCTCATCGCCACCCTCGAACGGTGGATGACCGCGTACTGCCCCTGCGGCGACGAGGTCGTCCCCGGCCTGCCCGACGCCGACGCCCGCAAGCTCGACATCCCCGCCCTGGTGTTCCGCAGCGGCGAGAGCGACGCCCACCACACCCGCGCCACGTCGGAGGCGGTGGCCGACCTCCTGCCCGACACCCGGCTGGTCGAGCCGCCGTGGGGCGACACCGAGTGGATCGAACGCCAGGCCTCCCGCACGGCGGGGGCGGCGGCGGGCCTGTTCGTCCGCTGGCCGCTTCTGGTGCCGCAGCTCCAGGCCTGGGCGGACGACACGCTCGGGTGA
- a CDS encoding amidohydrolase family protein has product MLVNADFVVDADSHWSEPPDLFTKRAPAGFEDRVPHVEDVDDEPTWVFDGHSLGRFSAAGVIGRDGVKETAHKALFEWPHDMIHVGAYDPKVRLEVLDECGIDAQVIFPSTIGLGGQDLGVVDDEALCRLAVEIYNDGMAEIQAESNNRLLPLPLMPAWNVDSCVVEAKRVAALGARGINMTSDPQDLGAPDLANRAWDPFWEVCAELQLPVHFHIGASVTGMTFYGKYPWESHPANTKLAIGGTLLFIGNARVVTNLILSGMFDRHPDLKMVSVESGVGWIPFILETLDYEMAENAPEELAQLKKPPSEYFRSNLYATFWFEKNRNKLPALVEAVGEDNILFETDFPHPTCMYPNPLETVAEKMATLSPEAQRKIMGENARKLYRL; this is encoded by the coding sequence ATGTTAGTGAACGCTGACTTTGTAGTTGACGCCGATTCTCACTGGTCGGAGCCGCCCGACCTCTTCACCAAGCGGGCGCCCGCCGGGTTCGAGGACCGGGTCCCCCACGTGGAGGACGTCGACGACGAGCCGACGTGGGTCTTCGACGGCCACTCGCTCGGCCGGTTCAGCGCCGCCGGGGTGATCGGGCGCGACGGCGTCAAGGAGACCGCCCACAAGGCGCTGTTCGAGTGGCCGCACGACATGATCCACGTCGGCGCCTACGACCCGAAGGTGCGCCTCGAGGTGCTCGACGAGTGCGGCATCGATGCGCAGGTCATCTTCCCGAGCACCATCGGCCTCGGTGGGCAGGACCTCGGCGTGGTGGACGACGAGGCGCTGTGCCGCCTGGCGGTCGAGATCTACAACGACGGGATGGCGGAGATCCAGGCCGAGTCGAACAACCGCCTGTTGCCGCTGCCGCTCATGCCCGCCTGGAACGTCGACAGCTGCGTCGTCGAGGCCAAGCGGGTGGCGGCGCTCGGCGCCCGGGGCATCAACATGACGTCGGACCCCCAGGACCTCGGCGCCCCCGACCTGGCCAACCGGGCCTGGGACCCCTTCTGGGAGGTGTGCGCCGAGCTGCAGCTCCCGGTGCACTTCCACATCGGCGCCAGCGTGACCGGCATGACCTTCTACGGGAAGTACCCGTGGGAGTCCCACCCCGCCAACACCAAGCTCGCCATCGGCGGCACGCTGCTGTTCATCGGCAACGCCCGCGTCGTGACCAACCTGATCCTCTCGGGCATGTTCGACCGGCACCCTGACCTGAAGATGGTGTCGGTGGAGAGCGGCGTCGGCTGGATCCCGTTCATCCTCGAGACGCTCGACTACGAGATGGCCGAGAACGCCCCGGAGGAGCTGGCGCAGCTGAAGAAGCCGCCGTCGGAGTACTTCCGCAGCAACCTCTACGCCACGTTCTGGTTCGAGAAGAACCGGAACAAGCTGCCGGCCCTGGTCGAGGCGGTGGGCGAGGACAACATCCTGTTCGAGACCGACTTCCCCCACCCGACCTGCATGTACCCGAACCCCCTCGAGACCGTCGCCGAGAAGATGGCGACGCTGTCGCCCGAGGCGCAGCGCAAGATCATGGGCGAGAACGCCCGGAAGCTGTACCGGCTCTGA
- a CDS encoding CoA-acylating methylmalonate-semialdehyde dehydrogenase — protein sequence MEAIGHWVGGRAVAGTSGRVGAVYDPARGVQVGEVALASRAEVDAVVESAVSAAAEWGASSTTRRAGLLFRLRELIDAHSDDLAAIVSRQHGKVLSDARGEVARGLDNVEFACGVPHLLKGSHSAEVSTGIDVHTVLQPVGVVAGITPFNFPVMVPLWMMANALACGNAFVLKPSEKDPSAALLLADLVTRAGFPDGVLNVVQGDAEAVDALLTHPSVDAVSFVGSTAVARHVYETGTAHGKRVQALGGAKNHMVVLPDADVDAAADAAISAAYGSAGERCMAISVVVAVGAAADPVVDAITVRIPAVVVGPGDDPASMMGPLITREHRDRVRSYVTGAPDEGARVVVDGSGSVPEGEGFFVGCSLLDEVKPGMRVYDDEIFGPVLSVVRVGTFEEAVALVNANPYGNGVALFTRDGGAARQFEREVEVGMVGINVPIPVPVAAHSFGGWKASLFGDSPIYGPDGIRFYTRSKVVTSRWPDPASSAIDLGFPTNR from the coding sequence ATGGAGGCCATCGGGCACTGGGTCGGGGGCCGGGCCGTCGCCGGCACGTCGGGTCGTGTGGGGGCGGTCTACGACCCGGCGCGTGGGGTGCAGGTGGGGGAGGTGGCGCTCGCCTCCCGGGCCGAGGTCGACGCCGTGGTGGAGTCGGCCGTCTCGGCGGCCGCGGAGTGGGGTGCGTCGTCGACCACCCGGCGGGCGGGGCTGCTGTTCCGGCTGCGCGAGCTCATCGACGCGCACAGCGACGACCTGGCGGCGATCGTCAGCCGCCAGCACGGCAAGGTGCTGTCCGACGCCCGGGGGGAGGTCGCCCGGGGGTTGGACAACGTCGAGTTCGCCTGCGGTGTGCCGCACCTGCTGAAGGGTTCGCACAGCGCCGAGGTGTCCACCGGCATCGACGTCCACACCGTGCTGCAGCCGGTCGGCGTCGTCGCCGGCATCACGCCGTTCAACTTCCCCGTGATGGTCCCGCTGTGGATGATGGCCAACGCCCTCGCCTGCGGGAACGCCTTCGTCCTCAAGCCCTCGGAGAAGGACCCCTCGGCGGCCCTCCTGTTGGCCGACCTGGTGACCCGGGCCGGCTTCCCCGACGGCGTGCTCAACGTGGTGCAGGGCGACGCCGAGGCCGTCGACGCCCTGCTGACCCATCCTTCTGTGGACGCCGTGTCGTTCGTGGGGAGCACCGCGGTGGCCCGCCACGTGTACGAGACCGGGACGGCGCACGGCAAGCGCGTCCAGGCGCTCGGGGGCGCCAAGAACCACATGGTCGTGCTCCCCGACGCCGACGTCGACGCTGCCGCCGACGCCGCCATCTCCGCCGCCTACGGCTCCGCGGGGGAGCGCTGCATGGCGATCTCGGTGGTGGTCGCGGTAGGTGCCGCGGCCGACCCGGTGGTCGACGCCATCACGGTGCGGATCCCCGCGGTGGTGGTGGGCCCGGGCGACGATCCGGCGTCGATGATGGGGCCGCTGATCACCCGCGAGCACCGCGACCGGGTGCGGTCCTACGTGACGGGTGCTCCCGACGAGGGCGCCCGGGTGGTGGTCGACGGCTCGGGCTCCGTGCCCGAAGGCGAAGGGTTCTTCGTCGGCTGCTCGTTGCTCGACGAGGTCAAGCCGGGCATGCGGGTCTACGACGACGAGATCTTCGGCCCGGTCCTCTCGGTGGTGCGGGTGGGGACGTTCGAGGAGGCCGTGGCGCTGGTGAACGCCAACCCCTACGGCAACGGCGTGGCCCTGTTCACCCGCGACGGTGGGGCGGCCCGGCAGTTCGAGCGCGAGGTGGAGGTCGGCATGGTCGGCATCAACGTGCCGATCCCCGTGCCGGTGGCCGCCCACTCGTTCGGCGGTTGGAAGGCGTCGCTGTTCGGCGACAGCCCGATCTACGGCCCCGACGGCATCCGGTTCTACACCCGGTCGAAGGTCGTGACCTCCCGCTGGCCCGACCCCGCCTCGAGCGCGATCGACCTGGGGTTTCCCACCAACCGCTGA
- a CDS encoding aminoglycoside phosphotransferase family protein codes for MHDGQIDIDVALVERLVAEQFPELAALPIRPVRSTGTVNALYRLGQDLCVRLPLLDQWTESLQRELRWLPRLAPHLTLRIPEPIAEGEPDGSYPYPWAIFRWIEGRPYADELIDDEEQAALDLAQFVNELRSVGRDDDAPVGGRPPLKVLDPWTRAAIEAAADLVDGPAVLAEWERSLAAPPWDGAAVWVHADLLRPNLLVDRGRLRSVIDFGGVGRGDPAADVIAAWSVFGTAGRRAFRSALAVDDGTWARARGFALHQAALVIPYYRATNPGFVALARRTVDGILADR; via the coding sequence ATGCACGACGGACAGATCGACATCGACGTGGCGCTGGTCGAGCGGCTGGTCGCCGAGCAGTTCCCGGAGCTGGCGGCTCTGCCGATCCGCCCGGTCCGGTCGACGGGCACCGTGAACGCGCTGTACCGGCTCGGCCAGGACCTCTGCGTCCGGCTCCCGCTGCTCGACCAGTGGACCGAGTCGTTGCAGAGGGAGCTGCGTTGGCTGCCGCGACTCGCTCCCCACCTGACGCTGCGCATCCCCGAGCCCATCGCCGAGGGGGAACCGGACGGCTCGTACCCGTACCCGTGGGCCATCTTCCGCTGGATCGAGGGTCGGCCGTATGCGGACGAGCTCATCGACGACGAGGAGCAGGCCGCGCTGGATCTCGCCCAGTTCGTGAATGAACTGCGGTCCGTCGGCCGAGACGACGACGCGCCGGTCGGCGGCCGGCCTCCGCTGAAGGTCCTCGACCCCTGGACGCGCGCCGCCATCGAGGCGGCAGCAGACCTCGTGGACGGTCCCGCGGTCCTGGCCGAGTGGGAGCGTTCGCTCGCCGCGCCGCCGTGGGACGGAGCGGCGGTCTGGGTGCACGCCGACCTGTTGCGCCCCAACCTGCTGGTGGACCGCGGACGACTTCGTTCGGTCATCGACTTCGGCGGGGTCGGTAGGGGCGATCCCGCCGCCGATGTGATCGCGGCGTGGAGCGTCTTCGGCACCGCCGGTCGGCGTGCCTTCCGGTCGGCGCTCGCCGTCGACGACGGTACGTGGGCCCGGGCCCGGGGGTTCGCGCTCCACCAAGCGGCACTCGTCATCCCCTACTACCGCGCCACCAATCCGGGCTTCGTCGCGCTGGCGAGGCGCACCGTCGACGGGATCCTGGCCGACCGCTGA
- a CDS encoding maleylpyruvate isomerase family mycothiol-dependent enzyme, with protein MDRTMGDVQRALGEQHGELWGLIAGLDDEGWQRASRCEGWDVADVVLHMAQTEEMALASLDGRLGGDESAGFVKAVAVLGPTATVDDTAAWAVEHERGAPSAEVAQRWRAVSDQLLARLADDDSHRRVLWVSGELSAATLAATRLAECWIHTGDVAEALAVELEPGDRLRHVARLAWRTLPYAFARAGRELGGPVAFRLHGPTGEPWDLEPDGEAATVVEGSGVELCLVAARRVEPADTGLHATGPDARAVLDLVRTYA; from the coding sequence ATGGACCGGACCATGGGGGACGTGCAGAGGGCGTTGGGGGAGCAGCACGGTGAGTTGTGGGGGCTGATCGCCGGGCTGGACGACGAGGGGTGGCAGCGGGCGTCGCGGTGTGAGGGGTGGGACGTGGCGGACGTCGTGCTGCACATGGCGCAGACCGAGGAGATGGCGCTGGCCAGCCTCGACGGGCGGCTCGGGGGCGACGAGTCGGCCGGGTTCGTGAAGGCGGTCGCCGTGCTGGGGCCGACGGCGACGGTGGACGACACCGCGGCCTGGGCGGTCGAGCACGAGCGTGGGGCGCCCAGCGCCGAGGTCGCCCAGCGCTGGCGGGCCGTCTCCGACCAGCTGCTGGCCCGCCTGGCCGACGACGACTCGCACCGCCGGGTGCTGTGGGTGTCCGGCGAGCTGTCCGCGGCGACGCTGGCGGCGACCCGCCTGGCCGAGTGCTGGATCCACACGGGTGACGTGGCCGAGGCGTTGGCCGTCGAGCTGGAGCCGGGCGACCGGCTGCGCCACGTCGCCCGGCTGGCCTGGCGGACCCTGCCCTACGCCTTCGCTCGCGCCGGCCGGGAGCTGGGCGGCCCGGTCGCCTTCCGGCTCCACGGCCCCACCGGCGAGCCCTGGGACCTCGAGCCCGACGGCGAGGCCGCCACCGTGGTCGAGGGCTCCGGTGTCGAGCTGTGCCTGGTCGCCGCCCGCCGGGTCGAGCCCGCCGACACCGGCCTCCACGCCACCGGCCCCGACGCCCGGGCCGTGCTCGACCTCGTCCGCACCTACGCCTGA
- a CDS encoding cobalamin-independent methionine synthase II family protein has translation MSPSPERAAVPRAEVVGSLKRSPRLVDANHRLYAPGHTAVQAEERAKGLEEVHAIADEEIPAVVQRQIDVGLDVVTDGELRRFMFLNSLFDGIEGFSTEVSKARFRGADGSTVDWNMQFVVDRMRIVDNPAQREATFLAGLTDRLFKVAFPAASFLALPFNWRIGINDHAYPSHRDLVEHVVEIERSLVAGAVAAGARYVQFDFPTYPFLCDPEWRARMTHAGFDWEETLELCLWADRAVLAGLPEGVRTGIHLCRGNNQGRYVAEGSLEPVAEAFFSLPYDSFLVEWEDRERMGDFSPLRHLPAGDSVVVLGLVSSKRPEVESSHGILRLLDEAAAHTDPARLALSPQCGFASTLEGNALSESAQWSKLTLVAEVASHYWR, from the coding sequence ATGTCTCCATCGCCTGAGCGGGCGGCTGTGCCGCGGGCCGAGGTCGTCGGGAGCCTCAAGCGATCACCGCGGCTCGTCGACGCCAACCACCGGCTCTACGCCCCCGGTCACACCGCCGTCCAGGCGGAGGAGCGGGCCAAGGGGCTGGAGGAGGTCCACGCCATCGCCGACGAGGAGATCCCGGCGGTCGTGCAGCGCCAGATCGACGTCGGCCTCGACGTGGTCACCGACGGCGAGCTCCGGCGCTTCATGTTCCTCAACTCGCTGTTCGACGGGATCGAGGGCTTCTCGACCGAGGTCAGCAAGGCCCGGTTCCGGGGTGCCGACGGGTCGACCGTCGACTGGAACATGCAGTTCGTGGTCGACCGGATGCGGATCGTCGACAACCCGGCGCAGCGGGAGGCGACGTTCCTCGCGGGGCTCACCGACCGCCTGTTCAAGGTGGCGTTCCCGGCGGCGTCGTTCCTGGCGCTGCCGTTCAACTGGCGGATCGGGATCAACGACCACGCCTACCCGTCGCACCGGGACCTGGTCGAGCACGTGGTGGAGATCGAGCGGTCGCTGGTGGCGGGAGCAGTGGCCGCCGGGGCCCGCTACGTGCAGTTCGACTTCCCGACCTACCCGTTCCTGTGCGACCCGGAGTGGCGCGCCCGGATGACCCACGCCGGGTTCGACTGGGAAGAGACATTGGAGCTGTGCCTATGGGCCGACCGGGCCGTGCTCGCCGGGCTGCCCGAGGGTGTTCGCACCGGCATCCACCTGTGCCGGGGGAACAACCAGGGGCGCTACGTGGCGGAGGGCTCGCTGGAGCCGGTGGCGGAGGCGTTCTTCTCGCTGCCGTACGACTCCTTCCTGGTCGAGTGGGAGGACCGGGAGCGGATGGGCGACTTCTCGCCGCTGCGCCACCTCCCGGCGGGCGACTCGGTGGTGGTGCTGGGCCTGGTCAGCTCGAAGCGGCCCGAGGTCGAGTCGTCGCACGGGATCCTCCGCCTGCTCGACGAGGCCGCCGCGCACACCGACCCCGCCCGCCTCGCCCTCTCCCCGCAGTGCGGCTTCGCCTCGACGCTCGAAGGCAACGCCCTGTCGGAATCGGCCCAGTGGTCGAAGCTCACCCTGGTCGCCGAGGTCGCCTCCCACTACTGGCGCTGA
- a CDS encoding AMP-binding protein codes for MLTVADPIRHAARTAAERTAVVCGDDLVDYRTLHERCRRLAGGLAALGLRRGDRVAVLALNCHRHLEAYLAVPAAGLVVVPLNTRLADPELRAILRSAEARLLLTDRPAGHLASEVEQVVELPDAYDDLVAGSVPADLGAGAAVGEDDLAALFFTGGTTGRSKGVMLTHRNLVANAFHKTLACRFTRDDVLLAVAPLFHVAGTAPLLGLAWLGAAVVMQPRFVPGDSLDLIARHRVTATLPVPSMVAALVAEQRARPRDVSSLRLLGHAGSPIAGDVVRRARATFPDAELAHFYGATETAPIVTALPHEERELGGPRLGSCGQPVPGVEVRVAGPGGSTLEPGQVGEVWVRGPNVMAGYWRDPRATAAALVDGWYRTGDLGYQDDEAYLFLVDRLKDMIVTGGENVYSVEVEDVLVSHPSVLEAAVFGVPDPRWGEAVHAVVAVRPGRDLAGLDRDLTSHCRATIAGYKTPKHIEVRTEPLPKSGPGKILKRALRAPYWEGHDVSIA; via the coding sequence ATGCTCACCGTCGCCGACCCGATCCGTCATGCCGCCCGCACGGCGGCCGAACGCACGGCGGTCGTCTGCGGGGACGACCTCGTCGACTACCGGACCCTGCACGAGCGCTGTCGGCGGCTGGCCGGCGGGCTCGCCGCGCTCGGCCTGCGCCGGGGCGACCGGGTGGCGGTGCTGGCGCTCAACTGCCACCGCCACCTGGAGGCGTACCTGGCCGTGCCGGCGGCGGGCCTGGTGGTCGTGCCGCTCAACACCCGCCTGGCCGATCCGGAGCTGCGGGCGATCCTGCGCTCCGCCGAGGCCCGCCTGCTGCTCACCGACCGCCCGGCCGGCCACCTGGCCAGCGAGGTGGAGCAGGTCGTGGAGCTGCCCGACGCCTACGACGACCTGGTCGCCGGCTCGGTCCCGGCGGACCTGGGCGCAGGCGCCGCTGTCGGCGAGGACGACCTGGCCGCCCTCTTCTTCACGGGCGGGACCACCGGCCGGTCGAAGGGCGTGATGCTGACACACCGCAACCTCGTCGCCAACGCCTTCCACAAGACGCTGGCCTGCCGCTTCACCCGTGACGACGTGCTGCTGGCCGTCGCCCCGCTGTTCCACGTCGCCGGCACCGCCCCGCTGCTGGGGCTGGCGTGGCTGGGCGCAGCCGTCGTGATGCAGCCCCGGTTCGTCCCGGGCGACTCGCTCGACCTGATCGCCCGTCATCGGGTGACCGCCACGCTCCCGGTGCCGAGCATGGTGGCGGCGCTGGTCGCCGAGCAGCGGGCCCGGCCGCGGGACGTCTCGTCGCTGCGGCTGCTGGGCCACGCCGGGTCGCCGATCGCCGGTGACGTGGTGCGCCGGGCCCGGGCCACCTTCCCGGACGCCGAGCTGGCCCACTTCTACGGAGCGACCGAGACGGCGCCGATCGTCACCGCCCTGCCGCACGAGGAGCGGGAGCTGGGCGGCCCCCGGCTGGGGTCGTGCGGGCAGCCGGTGCCGGGCGTCGAGGTGCGGGTGGCCGGGCCGGGTGGGTCGACCCTGGAGCCGGGGCAGGTGGGCGAGGTGTGGGTGCGGGGGCCGAACGTGATGGCCGGCTACTGGCGCGACCCCCGGGCCACCGCCGCGGCGCTGGTCGACGGCTGGTACCGCACCGGCGACCTGGGCTACCAGGACGACGAGGCCTACCTGTTCCTCGTCGACCGGCTCAAGGACATGATCGTCACCGGCGGCGAGAACGTGTACTCGGTGGAGGTGGAGGATGTCCTGGTCAGCCACCCGTCGGTGCTGGAGGCCGCGGTGTTCGGGGTGCCCGACCCCCGCTGGGGCGAGGCGGTGCACGCCGTCGTCGCCGTGCGGCCGGGCCGCGACCTCGCCGGCCTCGACCGCGACCTCACCTCGCACTGCCGAGCGACGATCGCCGGCTACAAGACCCCCAAGCACATCGAGGTGCGCACCGAGCCCCTGCCCAAGTCGGGGCCGGGGAAGATCCTGAAGCGGGCGCTGCGGGCGCCGTACTGGGAGGGCCACGATGTCTCCATCGCCTGA